Proteins encoded by one window of Candidatus Palauibacter australiensis:
- a CDS encoding ABC transporter six-transmembrane domain-containing protein has product MHMLLKRFAGRLTLTLSMVVLESAGWLLFPLIIGRAIDGVLAGSTRGLYELAGLGIGTIFIAIGRRVVDSRAYAGIYVRLGEEMVASADERSTSTRTARLGMLREIVEFFEHSLPQLITSTIGLAGTIVILSTLNASVFLGCVVVAIATGILYALTGRLTTRYNEGLNDEHERQVDAVDSGDPVRLGEHLRAMTRWNIRLSDLEAGTFGINWVLMMGLLVFAVGISAERTVEYGAVFAIVMYVFQFVESLMALPFYYQQWLRLREISGRLARVGAEAGVEAGATA; this is encoded by the coding sequence ATGCACATGCTCCTGAAGCGTTTCGCCGGACGCCTCACCCTCACGCTGTCGATGGTGGTGCTGGAGTCCGCGGGCTGGCTGCTCTTTCCGCTCATCATCGGCCGCGCCATCGATGGCGTCCTCGCGGGCTCGACGCGGGGCCTGTACGAACTCGCCGGACTCGGGATCGGGACGATCTTCATCGCGATCGGCCGCCGGGTCGTCGACAGCCGCGCCTACGCCGGCATCTACGTCCGGCTGGGCGAGGAGATGGTCGCCTCCGCCGACGAGCGCAGCACCTCGACCCGGACGGCGCGGCTCGGGATGCTCCGGGAGATCGTGGAGTTCTTCGAGCACTCCCTCCCCCAGCTCATCACGAGCACCATCGGGCTCGCCGGCACCATCGTGATCCTCTCGACGCTGAACGCTTCGGTGTTCCTGGGATGCGTCGTCGTCGCCATCGCCACGGGCATCCTGTACGCGCTCACGGGAAGGTTGACGACGCGCTACAACGAGGGGCTCAACGATGAGCACGAACGACAGGTCGACGCCGTCGACAGCGGCGATCCCGTCCGCCTCGGCGAGCACCTGCGCGCCATGACGCGGTGGAACATCCGACTCTCCGACCTCGAGGCCGGCACCTTCGGCATCAACTGGGTGCTGATGATGGGTCTGCTGGTATTCGCGGTCGGCATCTCGGCGGAGCGCACCGTCGAGTACGGGGCCGTGTTCGCCATCGTCATGTACGTCTTCCAGTTCGTGGAATCGCTGATGGCCCTCCCCTTCTACTACCAGCAGTGGTTGCGGCTGCGGGAGATCTCGGGCCGGCTGGCACGCGTCGGCGCCGAGGCCGGCGTCGAGGCCGGCGCCACCGCGTGA
- a CDS encoding amidohydrolase family protein — MTRILERRAFPMRFRTLTAIAAAVVSALTSTASGTAAQSYDLVLAGGRVMDPESGLDAVRHVGIRDGTITAISESPLDGETVVDVSGLVVAPGFIDLHAHGQDLFSSQLQAQDGVTTALELESGTGDVDEWYASREGKAAIHYGATASHGAARRLALGGQRQAVRLAADLEQVVVMEDRLRDELGRGALGLGFGIQYTPGARREEIHRLFQLAAEEGVANFVHVRYAGLVEPGSSIEAVHEMIANAASTGAGVHIVHIGSSGLGQVPTLLSMIEGAQASGLDVTTEVYPYTAASTDIRAAIFDPGWRERLGGDFGDIEWDATGERLTEDTFNERRETGGRIIAHIIPQEMFELALAHPAVMVASDGVPFVNGQGHPRGAGTFARVLGRYVREEGLLTLMDALRKMTLMPAQRLDAYVPQMANKGRIRVGADADITVFDPATVIDNATFQSPTEPSSGIEHVLVAGTFVVRDAELIETALPGQAIRRD, encoded by the coding sequence ATGACGCGGATCCTCGAACGGAGGGCCTTCCCCATGCGGTTCCGAACGCTGACCGCCATCGCCGCCGCCGTCGTCTCGGCCCTCACCTCGACCGCCTCCGGGACGGCCGCCCAGAGCTACGACCTTGTCCTCGCGGGCGGGCGCGTGATGGATCCCGAATCCGGTCTCGACGCCGTGCGTCACGTCGGCATCCGCGACGGGACGATCACCGCGATTTCCGAGTCTCCGCTGGACGGCGAGACGGTGGTCGATGTTTCCGGTCTCGTCGTCGCGCCCGGGTTCATCGACCTCCACGCCCACGGCCAGGACCTCTTCTCGAGCCAGTTGCAGGCGCAGGACGGAGTCACCACCGCGCTCGAACTGGAGAGCGGCACCGGCGACGTGGACGAATGGTACGCGAGCCGCGAAGGGAAGGCCGCCATCCACTACGGCGCCACGGCCTCGCATGGGGCGGCCCGCCGACTCGCCCTCGGCGGGCAGCGGCAAGCGGTCCGGCTCGCGGCCGACCTCGAGCAGGTCGTGGTGATGGAGGACCGGCTGCGCGACGAACTGGGACGCGGAGCGCTCGGCCTCGGCTTCGGCATCCAGTACACGCCCGGGGCCCGGCGCGAGGAGATCCACCGGCTGTTCCAACTCGCGGCGGAAGAAGGCGTGGCGAACTTCGTCCACGTCCGCTACGCCGGACTCGTCGAACCCGGGAGCTCGATCGAGGCCGTGCACGAGATGATCGCGAACGCGGCGTCGACCGGGGCCGGGGTCCACATCGTGCACATCGGATCGAGCGGCCTCGGGCAGGTGCCCACGCTCCTGAGCATGATCGAGGGGGCGCAGGCGAGCGGGCTGGACGTGACGACAGAGGTCTATCCCTACACCGCGGCCTCCACCGACATCCGGGCCGCGATCTTCGACCCGGGCTGGCGGGAGCGGCTTGGGGGCGACTTCGGCGACATCGAGTGGGATGCGACCGGCGAACGGCTGACGGAGGACACATTCAACGAGCGGCGGGAGACCGGTGGCCGGATCATCGCGCACATCATCCCTCAGGAGATGTTCGAACTGGCGCTGGCCCACCCCGCCGTGATGGTGGCGAGCGACGGCGTCCCCTTCGTCAACGGCCAGGGACACCCGCGCGGGGCCGGCACCTTCGCCCGCGTGCTCGGCCGCTACGTGCGCGAGGAGGGCCTCCTCACCCTCATGGACGCGCTACGGAAGATGACGCTGATGCCGGCGCAGCGGCTCGACGCCTATGTGCCGCAGATGGCGAATAAGGGCCGGATCCGGGTCGGGGCGGACGCCGACATCACCGTCTTCGACCCCGCTACGGTCATCGACAACGCGACCTTCCAGTCGCCCACGGAGCCGTCATCCGGGATCGAGCACGTGCTCGTCGCAGGCACCTTCGTGGTCCGCGACGCGGAACTCATCGAGACCGCCCTCCCCGGCCAGGCCATTCGCCGCGACTGA